Part of the Aggregatilinea lenta genome, CAACGGCGCGGTGATCGCGCTAATGGACGCCGACCTGCAAAACGATCCGCACGACATCCCGCTGATGCTCGACCAGATGGACACCGAGGGGTACGACCTCGTCAGCGGCTGGCGCAAGAACCGCCAGGACAAGGCGCTTTCGCGCAAGCTGCCGTCGCACATCGCCAACGGGCTGATCGCGCGCGTGACGGGCGTGCACCTGCACGACTACGGCTGCACGCTGAAGACGTACCGCCGCGAGGTGCTCGATCACGTCCGGCTGTACGGCGAAATGCACCGCTTCATCCCCGTGCTGGCGAACGCGGCAGGCGCGCGCATCGTGGAGCGCGTGGTCAACCACCGCGCGCGCATTCACGGCAAGTCGAAATACGGCCTGTGGCGCACGATCAAGGTCGTGCTGGACCTGATGACGGTCAAGTTCCTGACCAGCTACAACACCCGCCCGATGTATATCTTCGGCGGCGGCGGCTTCATCCTGAGCATGCTGAGCGGCCTGAGCGTGCTGGTGATGCTGCTGAGTGGGATCTTCGCCGGGGACATCCTGTGGAACTCGCCCTGGCCGATCTTCGCAGGGATCTTCGCGGCGCTGGCGGGCCAGTCGATCCTGATGGGGCTGATGATGGAAATGCTGATGCGCACCTACTACGAGTCGCAGGGCAAAGG contains:
- a CDS encoding glycosyltransferase family 2 protein — protein: MPHVAPSQTHHQYPYDLSVVLPVYNEVDNIHLVHDELADVLGSLDLRYEIIYVDDGSRDGTTARIVELCEAHPDVVRGVLLRRNFGQTAAIQAGIDHANGAVIALMDADLQNDPHDIPLMLDQMDTEGYDLVSGWRKNRQDKALSRKLPSHIANGLIARVTGVHLHDYGCTLKTYRREVLDHVRLYGEMHRFIPVLANAAGARIVERVVNHRARIHGKSKYGLWRTIKVVLDLMTVKFLTSYNTRPMYIFGGGGFILSMLSGLSVLVMLLSGIFAGDILWNSPWPIFAGIFAALAGQSILMGLMMEMLMRTYYESQGKGPYAIRQVINAHKHVATPVMETMIDAAG